The genomic segment AGATGTAGTTTAGTAACATATGAGGTAGATTTTCGATTGTATGGCAAATGTGGATACAGATATCCGTGAACAGGTAGATCAATTTGAGCTCGACAAGAAACAGGCGAGCGGCTTACGGGGATTGTTGCGTCAATGTCACAAGCACCTGGAAGAGACGGATGATGAGTTTATTACCAGGGCTTTCAAACTTTGTTGTAAATCGCATGAAAACGTAAAGCGTGCATCCGGCGAGCCGTATTATCAGCATCCGCTTGAGGTTGCAAAAATTATGGCGGAGGAGTTCAACCTGGATGATCTCTCTGTAGCCGCCGCGCTTTTGCATGATACCGTAGAAGACACCAGCGTTACACTTGAAGATATTGAAGAGCTGTTTGGATCTACTGTAAAACATATCATCGACGGTCTTACCAAAATTACGGGTGTATTTGAAAATCGTGATACAAAACAGGCAGAAACGTTTATGAAGCTTCTGCTGTCGATGGCGGAAGATATTCGGGTGGTATTGATTAAATTTGCGGACCGTCTTCATAACATGCGTACGATCCAGCATCTGCCAAAACAGAGGCAGTTGAATAAGGCAACAGAGACAATAGAATTGTATGCGCCGTTGGCTCACCGGTTCGGGCTGTTTAAGATCAAGAATGAATTTGAGGATCTCTGTTTTAAGGTGATTGATCCGAATTCGTATAAATTCCTGGTTCGAAAACTGAGGGAGAAGCGTGAAGCGAGAGAGGCGTTTATTGAAGAGTTCATGAAACCCATCAAAGAGGAGCTCGAAAACCAGAATTTCTCATTTGAAATTAAGGGTCGCCCGAAGCACATCTATTCCATCTACCGGAAGATGCAGACGCAGCAAAAGCCGTTTGAAGAGATTTACGACCTGTTTGCCATTCGAATTATTCTTGAAGATCCACACACGAAAGAGGATTGCTGGAGAGTCTATTCCGTAATAACCGATTGGTACACGCCGATTCCGAAACGGTTTCGCGATTTTATTTCAGTTCCCAAAGCCAATGGATATCAATCCCTTCACACCACGGTAATTACCAAACAAGGGCGGAAAGTGGAGGTTCAGATTCGAACCCGAAAGATGGATTATATTGCTGAACAGGGACTGGCTGCACACTGGAAGTATAAAGAAGGCAGCAGTGGAGACAGTGGTGAGCTTGATAAATTTGTGAACTGGGTACGGGATGTTCTGGACACACCGCGACCGGATGCTGCCACCGAATTTGTGAAGGACTTTCAACTAAACCTTTACCAGGATGAGATCTACGTATTTACTCCCCAGGGAGAATTGAGGACTCTTCCTAACGGTGCTTCCGTAATAGACTTTGCTTTTGATATTCACAGTGAGATTGGTGAACGGGCCGTATCAGCCAAAGTAAATGGGAAAATGGCTCCCTTGCGCCAAAAATTAAATATTGGAGACCAGGTAGAAATTATCACGGGTAACAAGATCAACCTGAATGCCGACTGGATGGAGGTCGTGGTTACGCACAAAGCGAAAGCCCGGATCCGCCAGTATATTAAACAGAAAGAGAGACGCGTAGCCAATGAGGGTAGAGAAGCGTGGGAGAAACGGGCATCAAGAGGTAAAGTGGAAATTTCTGATCAGGAGCTTACCAAAATTGCCAAACGATTTAAGTTTAACGATGCACAGGAGATGTTCTACGAAATTGGCTCTGGTGCATTCGATGTAAATGAACTCTACCGGATCGTTAAACAGTTGAAGAGTAAAGGCAGGTTTGATGATGAAGAGGAGGATGATCAAACTAAAAAACTATCTACAGAAGAGATTACCAAGGAGTATTATACAACTGCACGATCTGTTGGCGACGGGAAAGCACTTCTTGTAGAAGGCCAATTAAGCGATGTAAAGTATTCGTATGCAAATTGTTGTAATCCAATTCCGGGCGATAATGTAATTGGATTTATCAGCCGAAACGGAGATGTAAAAATTCACCGGTCGAACTGTAAAAATGCCCATCACCTGATACGAACAGAGAGCGAACGAATTGTGGATGTCTCCTGGGCAAAAAATATTGAAGAACAATTCCTTGGGGCCATAAAAGTGATTGGAGAAGACAGGGTGGGACTTGTGAATGACCTTACAGAAGTTCTCTCCAAATCGATGCAAACAAATATGAAGAGCATAAATGTAAGCAGTGAAGGGGGGATGTTTGAAGGAATTATTACAGCTCATGTAAACGATCTGAAACACCTCGAAAAAATTATACAAAAGATCGAAAAAGTTGATGGTATTAAGACGGTGATGCGCTATGAGTGATTTCTCCTATGTTCCATAGGTACAAACACTTATATCGATTATTTGGCAAGAAAATTCTATGTTCTTACTGCAAATCTTGTTATTTTTGTTGATGTTATAGTGTTCGATATTAATTAGACAGAGCGACTAAAAAAAAGAATAAAATAGGATGGTTACTTACACAAAACGTGATATTGTACGCGCAGTTGCTGATAAAATGGATGTGCCCCTAAACCAGGCAGAACCATGGGTAGAATCTGTTATCGAATCTTTAAGAGACAAGATGATGGCTGCCGATCCTACCTGTAGAATTGAGCTCAGAAATTTTGGGGTGTTCGAGGTAAAAGAAACAAAAGCGAAACCAAAAGCACGTAACCCCAAAACCAACGAAGTGATCTACGTACCGGCTCACAGAAAGACACATTTTAAGCCGAGCAAAAAGCTGAAGAAGTTCTTGAAAAAACCTCTGAGCGAGGTGAAAGGAGACGATTGATTGTCTGAATTCGGTAGAATTTTAGGTGTGGATGTGGGCAGTAAACGAGTGGGTTTAGCCCGAACCGATCTGCTCAGAACAAATGCAAATCCATTTGGCACCTTTCCGCCGGATCAATCCATCAGGGAGATAGAAAAGCAGGTACAAACAGAAGGTCCTGTGAAGGCCATCGTTGTAGGGTGGCCTTTAACCCCTCAGGGAGATCCCACTGATGCTACTGAGTTAGTAAAGAATTATATTCAATCTCTGAAAAAAAAATTCAGAGATATTAAAATCTACAAAATGGACGAACGTTACACCTCGCGCCAGGCTTTAAAGTTATTGGTTGATGCAGGTGTACCTAAAAAGAAACGTAGCGAAAAGGGAAGGGTAGATCAGGCTGCAGCAGCCTTGATTTTACAGCAGTTCCTGGAAGCACATCCCGAAATTTAGAAATGTCAGTTTTACCTATAGTTACATACAACGACCCAATTCTAAAACAGAAAACCGAACCGGTCTCAGAAAATAGTGAAAAGCTTCAGACCCTGATTGATAACATGTTTGAAACCATGTATCAAGCCAGCGGAGTTGGACTTGCAGCTCCTCAGATTGGAAAATCCATACAGCTTTTTGTGATGGATGCGGATTCCATAACCGAAGAGGTAGATGATGAGCCGAACATCGGGCCTGTCACATTGATCAATCCGGAAATCATAAAAGAGGATGAAGAAAAAGTAAAACTTGAAGAGGGGTGCCTGAGTATTCCGGAGGTGAGAGATGATGTTTCAAGGCCCAAATCCATAACGGTGAGGTATAAAGACCGGGATTTCAACGAGCAAACCATGGAGACATCAGGCTGGATAGCAAGAGTGATTCAGCATGAGTACGATCATCTGCAGGGTGTACTTTTCCTGGATTATCTGAGTGCATTTAAACGGAGACTTCACAAATCTACTCTCAAAAAAATTGACAAGGGCAAACTGGAAACAGATTATCCACTGGTTTCTAAATCGTAGGTACAATCATGCGGTCACTCAATATTGTTTTTATGGGATCGCCCGATTTTGCGATTCCCAGCCTTGAAAAAATTCATGAATCGAAGCATAATATCCTCGCTGTTGTCAGCAATCCTGATAAACGAAGGGGAAGAGGCCGAAAACCAGCACCTACGCCGGTTAAAAAGAGGGCAATTGAACTGGATCTCCAAACGATTGATGTTGATGATTTGAACTCAGATTCGTTTCATAATCAACTCAAAGAGTTAAAACCGGACCTTTTTGTTGTTGTAGCATTTCGAATTTTACCGGCCTCTGTTTTAGAGATTCCCTCTATTGGTTCTGTGAATCTGCATGCATCACTATTACCAAAATACCGGGGAGCTGCACCCATCCACTGGGCGATTATCAAAGGAGAAAAAGAGACTGGCTGTACTGTATTTTTTCTGGATAAAAAAGTGGATACAGGAAAAATTATCGCACAGAACCGAACAGTTATCGATCTGTTTGAAACAACCGGAGATGTTTACAATCGTCTTAAAAAATCGGGTGCAGATCTGTTGGTTCAATCGATCAATCGAATAGCAGATGGAACTGTTGAACCAACACCTCAAAATCACGAACTGGCAACACCGGCGCCAAAACTCTACAATGAAAATACACACATTGATTTTAGTAAGCCCGCGAAAGAAGTTCACAATTTTATTCGTGGGACTGAGTCCCTTTCCTACAGCATGGTGTAGCTATGATGAAAAAAAAATGAATATTTATAGATCAAAACCAGCTGATGATGTGAAACTAAAACCGGGTAAACTTCATTTTAAAGATGGAAAGTTATTTGTTGGCTGCGGAGATGGTGCCATTGAAATTGTAACACTGCAACTACCCGGCACAAAAAGAATGGCCGGTAAGGAATTTGCGAATGGATATGATCTTGATATTCAATTACAATAGGGTATAAAAACCGTTTTTGTTGCGGTTGAATCGATGATTAAAAAAAAGATGTTTTTGACAGTGGGAAGTTGACTAAAACAACTTTTTTTGAGATATACCCATCAAGTATTTTAACGAGATAAAAAAAATATAATAAAGATTAAATATAGGTAAACATGGAGCTTTCACCTTTATTACAAGCTGCCCGGGATGGAAATTTAAAACAAGCTAATGAGCTTATTGAAGAGGGAGCAGATATTAATGAAACCAGTAAAAATGGATCTTCGGCTTTAATTTATGCTGCTGAAGGGGAACACATGGAGGTTGTAAAGTATCTGATTGAACATGGCGCGGATCCCGCCATTCAAACCAAGATGGGAGGAACAGCTCTCAACAGGGCCGCTGAGAACGGAAACATCGAGATGATGAAGTATTTGTTGGATAACGGTACACCAATTGGAGATTTAGCCTTGATTGTAGCTGCCCGCGAAGGTAATCCGGAGGCGGTAAAAGTATTAATTGAATCCGGTGCAGATGTTAATGCAAAACAGAGATGGGGGCAAACAGCATTAATGCTTGCCGCAAGAGAAGGGCATTCTGCTGTGGTAAAACTTCTGCTCGATTCAGGAGCAAACGTTCGGAAAAAAGATAAAAATGGCGATACTGCACTCAACATTGCGATAGATAACGATAATTCTGATATAGCCATACAGTTACGCCGGGCAGGTGCAAAAGCTCAAATTAAACAGAGCAGCCCTGTACAGGAGGAAGAAGATGAAGAGGATGATGTGGGAGACGATACTCCGGATGTAGATGAGCTAATCTCGGACGATGAGATGCCGGATGATGTAGATCTTGACGAAGATATTTAAAAAAGTATTCTCACATCTTAATATATTGTAAAACTAAGTTTTAACTGTAATTAGAAGCGCTTTCAATTTCCATAAAAATGGAAAGGGAACAAATAAACAGTTATTTTGAGATGATTAAAAGAATACAATCAAATCAACTAATTTGAATTGAAACGGAGTAATAATTTATGGCTAAAGTAAAAGTAGGTATTAACGGATTTGGACGTATTGGACGGCTTGTTATGCGGGCGATCCTAAAAAATGAAAGTGATAAAGTTGAAGTTGTAGGTATTAACGACCTGACCGATGCCAAAACACTGGCTCACCTGTTTAAAAACGATTCTGTACATGGAAAGTTTGATGGTGAGGTTTATGCAGATGGCAGTAATCTTGTGATAAATGGCAATAAAATTGGTGTGACCGCAGAAAGAGATCCTGCAAACTTAAAATGGGGAGATCGCGGTGCAGAAGTAATTATAGAGTCAACTGGATTTTTCCGTGACTCAGAAAGTGCAAGCAAACATATTGAAGCAGGTGCTAAAAAAGTAATTATTTCAGCTCCCGGATCTGCTGATATCCCAATGATTGTGCTTGGAGTAAATGATGATGCCATTGATAAAGATGGAAAACTTTATTCCAATGCCAGTTGTACTACAAATTGTCTGGCACCGATGGCTAAAGTACTGGATGAAGCATTTGGTATTGAAAAAGGATTTATGTCAACCATTCATGCATATACAGGAGACCAGCAATTGGTTGACGGCCCTCACAAGGATCTTCGACGAGCCAGGGCAGCAGCGCACAATATTGTACCAACTACTACAGGCGCAGCCGTTGCCGTAGGGAAAGTACTTCCACATCTGGATGGTAAATTAGATGGTGGTGCAATTCGTGTTCCGGTACCCGATGGATCTCTGACTGACTTTACAGCTGTTGTAAAACAAGATACAACTGAAGAAGAAG from the Balneolaceae bacterium genome contains:
- a CDS encoding bifunctional (p)ppGpp synthetase/guanosine-3',5'-bis(diphosphate) 3'-pyrophosphohydrolase produces the protein MANVDTDIREQVDQFELDKKQASGLRGLLRQCHKHLEETDDEFITRAFKLCCKSHENVKRASGEPYYQHPLEVAKIMAEEFNLDDLSVAAALLHDTVEDTSVTLEDIEELFGSTVKHIIDGLTKITGVFENRDTKQAETFMKLLLSMAEDIRVVLIKFADRLHNMRTIQHLPKQRQLNKATETIELYAPLAHRFGLFKIKNEFEDLCFKVIDPNSYKFLVRKLREKREAREAFIEEFMKPIKEELENQNFSFEIKGRPKHIYSIYRKMQTQQKPFEEIYDLFAIRIILEDPHTKEDCWRVYSVITDWYTPIPKRFRDFISVPKANGYQSLHTTVITKQGRKVEVQIRTRKMDYIAEQGLAAHWKYKEGSSGDSGELDKFVNWVRDVLDTPRPDAATEFVKDFQLNLYQDEIYVFTPQGELRTLPNGASVIDFAFDIHSEIGERAVSAKVNGKMAPLRQKLNIGDQVEIITGNKINLNADWMEVVVTHKAKARIRQYIKQKERRVANEGREAWEKRASRGKVEISDQELTKIAKRFKFNDAQEMFYEIGSGAFDVNELYRIVKQLKSKGRFDDEEEDDQTKKLSTEEITKEYYTTARSVGDGKALLVEGQLSDVKYSYANCCNPIPGDNVIGFISRNGDVKIHRSNCKNAHHLIRTESERIVDVSWAKNIEEQFLGAIKVIGEDRVGLVNDLTEVLSKSMQTNMKSINVSSEGGMFEGIITAHVNDLKHLEKIIQKIEKVDGIKTVMRYE
- a CDS encoding HU family DNA-binding protein; this translates as MVTYTKRDIVRAVADKMDVPLNQAEPWVESVIESLRDKMMAADPTCRIELRNFGVFEVKETKAKPKARNPKTNEVIYVPAHRKTHFKPSKKLKKFLKKPLSEVKGDD
- the ruvX gene encoding Holliday junction resolvase RuvX, producing the protein MSEFGRILGVDVGSKRVGLARTDLLRTNANPFGTFPPDQSIREIEKQVQTEGPVKAIVVGWPLTPQGDPTDATELVKNYIQSLKKKFRDIKIYKMDERYTSRQALKLLVDAGVPKKKRSEKGRVDQAAAALILQQFLEAHPEI
- the def gene encoding peptide deformylase — protein: MSVLPIVTYNDPILKQKTEPVSENSEKLQTLIDNMFETMYQASGVGLAAPQIGKSIQLFVMDADSITEEVDDEPNIGPVTLINPEIIKEDEEKVKLEEGCLSIPEVRDDVSRPKSITVRYKDRDFNEQTMETSGWIARVIQHEYDHLQGVLFLDYLSAFKRRLHKSTLKKIDKGKLETDYPLVSKS
- the fmt gene encoding methionyl-tRNA formyltransferase — translated: MRSLNIVFMGSPDFAIPSLEKIHESKHNILAVVSNPDKRRGRGRKPAPTPVKKRAIELDLQTIDVDDLNSDSFHNQLKELKPDLFVVVAFRILPASVLEIPSIGSVNLHASLLPKYRGAAPIHWAIIKGEKETGCTVFFLDKKVDTGKIIAQNRTVIDLFETTGDVYNRLKKSGADLLVQSINRIADGTVEPTPQNHELATPAPKLYNENTHIDFSKPAKEVHNFIRGTESLSYSMV
- a CDS encoding ankyrin repeat domain-containing protein; the protein is MELSPLLQAARDGNLKQANELIEEGADINETSKNGSSALIYAAEGEHMEVVKYLIEHGADPAIQTKMGGTALNRAAENGNIEMMKYLLDNGTPIGDLALIVAAREGNPEAVKVLIESGADVNAKQRWGQTALMLAAREGHSAVVKLLLDSGANVRKKDKNGDTALNIAIDNDNSDIAIQLRRAGAKAQIKQSSPVQEEEDEEDDVGDDTPDVDELISDDEMPDDVDLDEDI
- the gap gene encoding type I glyceraldehyde-3-phosphate dehydrogenase, with translation MAKVKVGINGFGRIGRLVMRAILKNESDKVEVVGINDLTDAKTLAHLFKNDSVHGKFDGEVYADGSNLVINGNKIGVTAERDPANLKWGDRGAEVIIESTGFFRDSESASKHIEAGAKKVIISAPGSADIPMIVLGVNDDAIDKDGKLYSNASCTTNCLAPMAKVLDEAFGIEKGFMSTIHAYTGDQQLVDGPHKDLRRARAAAHNIVPTTTGAAVAVGKVLPHLDGKLDGGAIRVPVPDGSLTDFTAVVKQDTTEEEVLAAFKKAAEGSMKGILEYSEEELVSTDIIGNPHSCIFDSGTIKVDGNLVKVIGWYDNEAGYSARTAELITRIV